A window from Azoarcus sp. DD4 encodes these proteins:
- a CDS encoding DegQ family serine endoprotease, translating into MQDLSLRATTAASALILALAGAFGADAFAQAPATRSVPAGSIVLPSFDSIIQRVGPAVVNISTQGTVRTANGAPGGLSPDDPFYEFFRRFGPQFGAPQGQAPTRGQGSGFIVSADGIILTNAHVVEGANEVTVKLTDKREFKAKVLGVDKPTDVAVLRIEAKNLPTVPLGDPQKAHVGDWVLAIGAPFGFENSVTAGIISAKSRSLPNEGYVPFIQTDVAINPGNSGGPLLNLAGEVVGINSQIYSRSGGYQGLSFAIPIDVAAGIRDQIIAHGKVTRGRMGVAVQDMNQALAESFGLKSAIGALVTSVEPGGPGEKAGLKVGDVIVELNGEKIGSSAELPPRVAALRPGNSARIKVWRKGENRDMEVKIGEFADESQVASAGNKADQGRLGLAVRALSGEERRQSGLPGGLLVTDVAGPAARAGIQRGDLILSLNGQPVESVDQLRVLISKAGKHVALLVQRDDARIFVPVELG; encoded by the coding sequence ATGCAAGACCTCAGCCTGCGCGCCACCACGGCCGCATCCGCCCTGATCCTCGCCCTGGCCGGCGCATTCGGCGCCGATGCCTTTGCGCAGGCACCCGCCACCCGCAGCGTGCCGGCCGGCAGCATCGTGCTGCCCAGCTTCGACAGCATCATCCAGCGCGTCGGCCCGGCGGTGGTGAACATCAGCACCCAGGGCACGGTGCGTACCGCCAACGGCGCCCCCGGCGGACTCAGCCCGGACGATCCCTTCTACGAATTCTTCCGCCGCTTCGGACCGCAGTTCGGGGCGCCGCAAGGCCAGGCACCGACCCGCGGCCAGGGCTCCGGCTTCATCGTCAGCGCCGACGGCATCATCCTGACCAACGCCCACGTGGTGGAGGGTGCCAACGAAGTCACCGTCAAACTCACCGACAAGCGCGAGTTCAAGGCCAAGGTGCTGGGCGTAGACAAGCCGACCGACGTCGCGGTGCTGCGCATCGAGGCCAAGAACCTTCCGACGGTTCCGCTGGGCGATCCGCAAAAGGCCCACGTCGGCGACTGGGTGCTCGCCATCGGTGCGCCCTTCGGCTTCGAGAACTCGGTCACCGCCGGCATCATCTCGGCCAAGTCGCGCTCGCTGCCGAACGAAGGCTACGTGCCCTTCATCCAGACCGACGTGGCGATCAACCCCGGCAACTCCGGCGGTCCGCTGCTCAACCTCGCCGGCGAGGTGGTCGGCATCAACTCGCAGATCTACTCGCGCTCGGGCGGCTACCAGGGTTTGTCGTTCGCCATCCCGATCGACGTTGCCGCCGGCATCCGCGACCAGATCATCGCCCACGGCAAGGTCACCCGCGGCCGCATGGGCGTGGCGGTGCAGGACATGAACCAGGCGCTGGCGGAATCCTTCGGCCTCAAGAGCGCCATTGGCGCGCTGGTGACCTCGGTGGAGCCCGGCGGCCCCGGCGAGAAGGCCGGCCTCAAGGTGGGCGACGTCATCGTCGAACTCAACGGCGAGAAGATCGGCAGTTCCGCCGAGCTGCCGCCGCGGGTGGCGGCGCTCCGGCCGGGCAACAGCGCCCGCATCAAGGTGTGGCGCAAGGGCGAGAACCGCGACATGGAGGTCAAGATCGGCGAGTTCGCCGACGAATCCCAGGTCGCCAGCGCCGGCAACAAGGCCGATCAGGGCCGGCTGGGCCTCGCGGTGCGCGCCTTGTCGGGCGAGGAACGCCGCCAGTCCGGCCTGCCCGGCGGGCTGCTGGTGACCGATGTCGCCGGCCCCGCGGCCCGCGCCGGTATCCAGCGCGGCGACCTGATCCTGTCGCTCAACGGCCAGCCGGTGGAGAGCGTCGATCAGCTGCGGGTTCTGATTTCAAAGGCCGGCAAGCATGTCGCGCTGCTGGTCCAGCGTGATGATGCGCGCATTTTCGTGCCGGTCGAACTGGGTTGA
- a CDS encoding ATP-binding protein — MSPASTDRPRRGWMSLRRQLLLTLLGAVLGVFLLGSLATYQMTRSELDEIMDYHLRQLALSLRAPLPGPQPEPGLGPDDQLFDMVIQIWDEQGLRLYLSRPHTALPDRAQLGYATVPTAEGNWRTYSIVLGSRVVQVAQPMSHRNRLAAAAALRTLTPLLVILPLLAGLIWYLVGRGLRPLERLAKAVGTRRPDSLAPLTVDGVPEEAQPLVQALNGLLGRLDHAMANQRAFVADAAHELRTPLAALQLQIQLTERAGNDAERRAALADLRLGLQRATRVVQQLLTLARQAPDAEASSAHAEPAEVDLVELAGLVIAELQPLAEAKGIDLGAERLDAGTAAPGDRDALRTLLGNLIDNAIRYTPAGGRVDVSSWTADGLAWLEVADNGPGIPADERERVLDRFYRRAGQDQPGSGLGLAIVKAIADRHGAILALDTAPAGGLRVRVGLPLASAGEGVTGTETFGNTSRDEA; from the coding sequence ATGAGCCCGGCAAGCACGGACAGACCGCGCCGCGGCTGGATGTCGCTGCGCCGGCAGCTGCTGCTCACTCTGCTCGGTGCGGTGCTCGGGGTCTTCCTGCTCGGCAGCCTCGCCACCTACCAGATGACGCGCAGCGAGCTGGACGAGATCATGGACTACCACCTGCGCCAGCTCGCGTTGTCGCTGCGCGCGCCGCTGCCCGGCCCACAGCCCGAGCCGGGCCTCGGCCCCGACGACCAGCTGTTCGACATGGTGATCCAGATCTGGGACGAGCAGGGCTTGCGCCTCTACCTGTCGCGCCCGCATACCGCCCTGCCCGACCGCGCCCAGCTCGGCTACGCCACGGTGCCCACGGCCGAGGGCAACTGGCGCACCTACTCCATCGTGCTCGGCAGCCGCGTGGTCCAGGTGGCGCAGCCGATGTCCCACCGCAACCGGCTCGCCGCGGCCGCCGCGCTGCGTACGCTCACCCCGCTGCTGGTGATCCTGCCCCTGCTCGCCGGCCTCATCTGGTATCTGGTCGGCCGCGGCCTGCGCCCGCTCGAACGGCTGGCCAAGGCGGTCGGCACCCGCCGGCCGGACAGCCTCGCGCCGCTCACGGTCGACGGCGTGCCGGAGGAAGCGCAGCCGCTGGTGCAGGCGCTCAACGGCCTGCTCGGCCGGCTCGACCATGCCATGGCCAACCAGCGCGCCTTCGTCGCCGACGCCGCCCATGAGCTGCGCACTCCGCTCGCCGCACTGCAGTTGCAGATCCAGCTCACCGAGCGCGCCGGCAACGACGCCGAGCGCCGCGCCGCGCTGGCCGACCTGCGCCTGGGCCTGCAGCGTGCCACCCGCGTCGTCCAGCAGCTGCTGACGCTGGCCCGCCAGGCGCCCGATGCCGAGGCCAGCAGCGCCCACGCCGAGCCCGCTGAAGTGGATCTGGTGGAACTCGCCGGCCTGGTCATCGCCGAACTGCAGCCGCTCGCCGAAGCCAAGGGCATAGACCTCGGCGCCGAACGGCTGGATGCCGGCACCGCGGCGCCGGGCGATCGCGACGCCCTGCGCACCCTGCTCGGCAACCTGATCGACAACGCCATCCGCTACACGCCGGCCGGCGGCCGGGTCGACGTCAGCAGCTGGACGGCGGACGGCCTTGCCTGGCTGGAGGTGGCGGACAACGGTCCGGGCATTCCCGCCGACGAACGCGAGCGGGTGCTCGACCGCTTCTACCGCCGCGCCGGGCAGGACCAGCCGGGCAGCGGCCTCGGCCTCGCCATCGTCAAGGCAATCGCCGACCGCCACGGCGCCATACTGGCGCTGGACACGGCACCGGCGGGCGGTCTGCGGGTGCGCGTCGGCCTGCCGCTGGCGAGCGCCGGCGAGGGTGTTACAGGCACGGAGACATTCGGTAACACATCGCGCGACGAAGCTTAA
- a CDS encoding response regulator transcription factor: MRLLLIEDDPMIGAAVQRGLRQEGYAVDWVRDGAAGLLALATPAAGGEAPYDLLLLDLGLPGKDGLTVLGELRAAGNPLPVLVLTARDAVSERIRGLDAGADDYLVKPFDLDELAARVRALLRRRAGRPEPIVRQAGIVVDPASHAVSVDGEPVRLSAREFALLQALLEQPGKPLSRAQLEERLYGWGEEVESNAVEVHIHALRRKLGADRIRNLRGVGWFVPREA; the protein is encoded by the coding sequence ATGCGCCTGCTGCTGATCGAAGACGACCCGATGATAGGCGCCGCGGTGCAGCGCGGCCTGCGCCAGGAAGGCTACGCGGTCGACTGGGTGCGCGACGGCGCCGCCGGCCTGCTCGCGCTCGCCACCCCGGCCGCCGGTGGCGAGGCCCCCTACGACCTGCTGCTGCTCGACCTCGGCCTGCCCGGCAAGGACGGTCTCACCGTACTGGGCGAACTGCGCGCCGCCGGCAACCCGCTGCCGGTGCTGGTCCTGACCGCGCGCGACGCCGTATCCGAACGCATCCGCGGCCTGGACGCCGGCGCCGACGACTATCTGGTCAAACCCTTCGACCTCGACGAACTCGCTGCCCGCGTGCGCGCGCTGTTGCGCCGCCGTGCCGGCCGGCCCGAGCCCATCGTGCGCCAGGCCGGCATCGTGGTCGATCCGGCCAGCCATGCCGTCAGCGTGGACGGCGAACCGGTGAGGCTGTCGGCGCGTGAGTTCGCCCTGCTGCAGGCCCTGCTGGAACAGCCGGGCAAACCGCTGTCGCGCGCCCAGCTCGAGGAACGCCTGTACGGCTGGGGCGAAGAGGTCGAGAGCAACGCGGTGGAGGTGCACATCCATGCCCTGCGCCGCAAGCTCGGCGCCGACCGCATCCGCAACCTGCGCGGCGTCGGCTGGTTCGTGCCGAGGGAAGCATGA